A single Glycine soja cultivar W05 chromosome 14, ASM419377v2, whole genome shotgun sequence DNA region contains:
- the LOC114382961 gene encoding probable NAD(P)H dehydrogenase (quinone) FQR1-like 3, with product MAVTKVYIVYYSLYGHVDTMAREVHRGAATVEGVEATLWRVPEMLSELILDKLKAPPKPNDVPDIMPEQLVEADGLIFGFPSRFGMMPSQLKAFFDATSELWASQALAGKPAGIFWSTGFYGGGQELSALTAITQLAHHGMLFVPLGYTFGSGMFEIDEVKGGSAYGAGTFAGDGSRQPTELELQQAFYQGKYLAEVTKKLKS from the exons atggcTGTCACCAAGGTCTACATTGT GTATTACTCCTTATATGGACATGTAGACACCATGGCTAGAGAAGTACACAGAGGGGCTGCTACAGTTGAAGGTGTTGAAGCAACACTTTGGagg GTACCTGAGATGCTTTCGGAACTAATATTGGATAAGTTGAAGGCCCCTCCTAAACCAAATGATGTACCAGACATAATGCCAGAACAACTTGTGGAGGCTGATGGTTTGATATTTGGTTTTCCTTCTCGTTTTGGGATGATGCCGAGCCAGCTCAAGGCCTTCTTTGATGCAACTAGTGAGCTATGGGCATCCCAAGCACTTGCCGGCAAACCTGCTGGAATCTTCTGGAGTACTGGTTTTTATGGTGGAGGCCAAGAACTATCAGC ATTGACAGCTATAACTCAATTAGCTCATCATGGTATGCTTTTTGTTCCTCTTGGATACACCTTTGGAAGTGGCATGTTTGAGATAGATGAGGTAAAAGGAGGATCTGCATATGGTGCTGGAACTTTTGCAGGAGATGGATCTCGTCAACCTACAGAACTAGAACTGCAGCAGGCATTTTACCAGGGTAAATATCTTGCCGAAGTAACAAAAAAGCTGAAAAGCTAA